GGGGCGCGTGATCGAGGCCGGATGCGGGCGACCAGAGCACGCCGGGGACCTCGCCCACGGTGAAGTCGCGTTCGACGACACCGTTCGACGAGGTCTCCGCGGTGAAGCGCACAGAATGCATAGGTTGGTGCCTTTCGGGAGTGCCGTGATGTTGAGGCGCTCCCAGCGACCCCTACGTCAATCGCCTGACCGTGACGACGGGGGGAGCACCCACGTGCGTACAGCGTTCATGGGTCTCACCTCCTCGCGCGATGCCACGGTGTCGCGCACGGTATCAGCCCGAGCGTCGTCCCGCCCAGACCATTTCCCCGCCAAATACCTTGGCGGGGCGCCAGTCAAGCGCTGCCCGGGGCGGCTGGGAGCACTATCGTTCTGCCGTGCACATCCGTTTTGACGTCCCAGCCGATCCCGCCTACCCAGGCCGCGTGGCCGCTGCGCTCAGCAGTGTTCGGCTGCGCAAGTACGGTTATGTCGGCGCGGTGCTGGCGGCGGTCGGGGCGATCGGTTTCGCCGTCTCGCGGTGGTTCGCGTGGGGCGACCGGATCTCGCCGCTGTGCATGGCGATGGTCGTCGGTGGCCTGCTGTCGATGCTGTACTCGCCGTGGGTGCGGTTGCGTGCCCGGCGCCGCTCCAGTCGCTACGCTGTCGAGGGCGCCTACGACATCACCGACGACAACATCATGATGCGCAGCGGCTCGGAGTCCGGCGGCATCGCCTGGGACGGGGTCGCCCAGGTCAGGGACACCCCTGAGTTCTGGATCGTGTACGTCGGCCGGATGCCGGCGACCGTGATCCCACGCCGCTTGATGTCCGCCGAGGACGCCGAGACGTTGCGAAACTATATGGCCAAACGTGGGCTGCTCCAGCTTCGGTGAACTCATCTGCCACGAAGCGCTCGTCACGGACGATAACCGGATCGCGGGTGCCCGCATCCGGACGTGCCGATGAGGATCGGCCAGGCCCGAGGACCGGGCTTCGTCCCACGCCCGATACTCGCGGTCACCGCCTCGCGTTTCCAGTTCAGGTCGATGCGCGGATCCGCGTCGTCAACTGCGGCCATGCAACTCTTGCTCTAACATCGCGGGTCCCCCGCGATCAGTCGTCGTCGGGGGTCACCATCGCCGGTCAGCCTGGCGGAGCATCGCGTCTGTTTCGGGGTCGGGCATGAGCTGCCGGACCTCTTGCGCGCAGCGGCAAGCGCCGGCGATCTTGGCAGCCCACGTCAGCGCCTCCTCGTGTGAGGCCACGTCGACGACCACGAATCCGCCAATGACCTCCTTGGTCTCCGGGCAAGGGCCGTCGGTGACCATCCCGTCCGTGGCTACGACGCTCGCCCTCTGGCGCTCCAGTCCGGCGCCGAACACAAACACGCCGGCGTTCACGGCGTCCTGGACCACCGCGTGCGAGGCCTTGCCCACGTCGGGCATCTCCTCGTCGGGGATGTGGTCCATCGCGCCGTCATTGAACGAGATCAAGTACCGCGTCATCCCATGACTCCCTTGTCCCGGCGGCCTCTCCCGCCGCCTCTCACCTGTTCTACGAACGATCACCCTGGATCCGACGCTATGCCAGAGGAATTTCTCACGGGACCTCCGCCACTCGGCGCCCACAGGCGTCATGTCGCCCGTGTTCGTGGGGATCATTGCCGCCGCCACCGGCTACGAGTAGTCGCCGACCTGGGCGAGGAGCACGGCCACCGGGTACTGCGCGTGCGCGGCAAGGGCGGCAAGGTCGTGCTCGTCCCGCTACCACCCGCGGTGGCCCGAGCCATCGACCGGGCCGTTGACGACCGCACCAGCGGGCCGATCCTGCGCAACACCCACGGCCTGCGGATGGACCGGCACGCCGCCACCCGCCGACTCAAGCACCTGGCCCAAGCCGCCAGGATCCGAATGCCGAGGATGCATCGCCACATGCTGCACCACACATTCGTGACGACCATGCTCGACGCCCGCGTCAGCCTGCGCGACGTGCAGATCGCCGCCCGCCACGCCGACCCGCGAACCACCATGCGCTACGACCGCGCCCGCAAGAACCTCGACCGGCACCCCAACTACATCCTGGCCGCGTGCATGGCCTACGGGACATAGCCAGCACTCGCGGCTTTGCCGATGTCCGCTGGTTGCTCCTGGGCGACGGTCTGGAATGCTTCGCCCATGCCTTCCTACCCGCCCACCTTCGCCGACCAAGTTGTCGCACAGCCAGCCCGTGCCCAGTTCGAGGCGTTCCTCGACGAGCACCGCGGCGCGCTCAATGGCTGCTTGGACGGGCTGACAGAGGAACAGGTGCGCCGATCGTTGGTGGCCTCCCGGACCACGCTGCTGGGTCTTGTGAAGCACGCGACTTTCGTCGAGAAGGTCTGGTTTGACGAAGCCGTCACGTGCCGGTCGCGCGCTGAGATCGGCATCCCGGCGACGCCAGAGGAGTCGTTCATCCTTGATGACGACGACACGATCGCCACCGTCCAGCACGCACACCGCGAAGCTTGCGAAGCATCACGCCGTGCGACGTCATCCCTGGGTCTGGACGACATCCTTCACGGGCACCGGCGAGGCCCGCTTCCGCTGCGGTGGGTGTATCTCCACGTGCTGCGCGAGCTCGCCCAGCACTGTGGGCACGCAGACATTCTTCGAGAGCAGCTCATCAACGAGTAGTGGGCGGACGTCGCTCATAGCCGACAAGAGGGTTCCCACGGCGAATCCGTGCCATCGAGCGTGTGGCCATCCGTCGGGCCGGGTCGGGCAGCCCACGTAACAGTGATGAACAGCGATGGGATCTTGGTTGTACTAGTCTTCACACCATGGCCTTGCGCCCCGACCAGTTCTATGACCACGCGACGGCTGTCGCTGACAGCGAGCGGCGGCTTCCGCTGGCGCGCATGACGGGATGGGACATCAGCCCGTTCGAACAGGATGGACTGCGCGTCGCTCCGCTGCGCCCGCCGGTGCTGCCCGAGCCCGCCAGGCACGGCGAGGATCCGGCGGAGTGCCGGAACTGCCAGGAACGCGACCAGGGAATCTGGTTCAACGATCACTGGCGGCTGGCCCGTGTCCCGGGAGTGGGCGTACCGCTGGTGCTGATGCTGTACCCGCGCGATCACTATGACATGGCGGACCTCCCCGACGATCTCGCCGCGGAGCTCGGACTGCTGACCACGCGCATCGTCCGCCACGTGCAGGCTCTGCCGCACATCTCGCGAGCCCACGTCTACCGCATCGGCGACGGCGGCGCTCACCTGCACGTCTGGTTCTTCGCCCGGCCGGAGGGCCAGGCGCAGCTCTACGGATCCTGGCTGGTCGTCTGGGACGACCTCCTGCCGGAGTATCCCGCCGACGTCGCCGAGGCGGACGCCGCGATCGTGGCTGATGCCCTGGTCGCCTCGCATGGGGGCCGCCGATCGGCCGCCACCCCACCGCGTGCCTGACCGGCTGATCCGCAGCAGCAACCGCTCCCGTCACCGCCGCGCCGCCAGCCTCATCTGCAGCCGACCGAGCGTCAGGTTGCGTGACGAGGCACGGTGAGGTCGAACGCACCGCCGTGCCGATCCGGGTTCCTCAGGTCGTGCCCTCGTTGGACCGTGGCCTAGGCTGCGTCGTCATGGACGAGTCGCGCGGGTCAGGAGTCCTCCGTCACCAGGCGCTGCACGACGGGTTCGTACCGGCACAAGGGCCGCAGCAGGCCTTCGCCGATGCGATCGACCGGCACATCGAGGAACACTTCGGACCTGTCGAGTTCGTCTACCATGAGATCGCCTCGCACCTGGTCGGTGTGCATGTCTACGTCGTGGCACCGACCGAGGAACGCCCGTACCGGACGCTGATCACCTCTGGGATGAGTGAGCTGCCGATGACGGTCCCGGAGGGTCACGACATCAGCCCGTACGCCGAACTGATGCTCAGCCTGCCGGCCGATTGGCCGCTGACTGAGGTAGCCGGGATTGACGACGCAACCGGGTGGCCGCTGCGAATCCTCAAGCAGGTTGCTCGACTGCCGCACGAGTACGGAACCTGGATCGGCGAATGGCATTCCGTGCCGAACGGCGACCCCGCGCAGCCGTACGCTCCGGGCACCCCGTTCGCCGGAGTCGTCGTCACACCCATGCTGCGTGTGCCACCCGAGGCCCGGACGATCGAAGTCCGCGGCGGCAGCCGAATCGCGTTGCTCGCGCTGATCCCTCTACATCCGGATGAGATGGCGGTCAAGGTCGAACGCGGCAGCGACGCACTCATCGAGGTGCTCGATCGTGGTCGCGTCACCGAATTGCTGGACCCGCGCCGGCCCTCGTACGCCTGACCGCTCGATCGTGCGCGCTGACCAAGATCACGTGCGCGCTTCTGCCGCTGCCCGAGTGTCTTGACGGCCTCATCGAAGGGCGCGGTACGCCGGCATCTTGTCCGTCAGCACCCGGCGCCAGGGCTCAGAACCACGTGTCCCGGGTGTCCAGGGTGGTCCGGTCCAGGCTCTCCAGCAGATCGAACTGCGGCCCGGTGCGGGGCAGCTCGTACCGGAAGAAGTACCGCGCGGCCTGCCGCTTCCCGGCCAGGAAGTCGGCGTCGGGCCCGTCCGGGCTGCCCAGCGCCTCCACGGCGAGCAGCTGCTCCAGCCACATCCACGCGATCACCACGTGCCCGACGGCCTCCAGGTAGAGGCTGGCGTTGGCCAGGGCCAGTTCCGGGTCGCCGGTGCCGTGCAGCCGCCGGGTGGCCCGGGCGATCCGTTCGACCGCCGCGCCGAGGTCAGCGGCGAGTACCGCGGCCTCGCCCTCGGCTTTCCAGGCCCGGCTGACCGTGGCCTGGACGGTCTGCAGCAGCAGTTCCAGCCCGGCGCCGCCGCGCATGGTGACCTTGCGGCCGAGCAGGTCGAGGGCCTGGACGCCGTGGGTGCCCTCGTGGATCGGGTTGAGCCGGTTGTCCCGCCAGTGCTGCTCGACGTCGTAGTCGCGGGTGTAGCCGTAGCCGCCGTGCACCTGGATGGCCAGGTCGTTGGCGGCCAGGCACCACTGCGACGGCCAGCTCTTGGCGATCGGGGTGAGCAGGTCCAGCAGGAGGTGCGCCCGGTTCCGGTCGGCCTCGGCGGGGGCGGTCTTCTCCTCGTCGAGCAGCCGCCCACAGTAGAGGATCAGGGCGAGCGCGCCCTCCACGTAGCTCTTCTGCGCCAGCAGCATCCGCCGGACGTCGGCGTGCGCGACGATCGGCACCTGCGGCGCGGTCGGGTCCTTGTCGGCGGTCGGCCGGCCCTGGGGGCGCTGGCGGGCGTACTCGACGGACTTGAGGTAGCCGGTGTAGCCGAGGGCGGTGGCGCCGGCGCCCACGCCGATCCGCGCCTCGTTCATCATGTGGAACATCTGCGCGAGGCCCTGGTGCGGCTCCCCCACCAGGTAGCCGACCGCCCCACCCCGTCCGTACGGCCGGTACACCCCCTCGCCGAAGTTGAGCAGGGTGTTGGTGGTGCCCCGGTAGCCCATCTTGTGGTTGAGCCCGACCAGTACCACGTCGTTGCGCGGGCCGAGCTTCGCGTCGGTGTCGAGCAGCACCTTCGGCACGATGAACAGCGAGATGCCCTTGACCCCGGGCGGCCCGCCGGGGATCCGGGCGAGGACCAGGTGGACGATGTTCTCGGCCAGTTCGTGCTCGCCGCCGGAGATCCACATTTTGGTGCCGACGAGCCGGTACGTCCCGTCGTCCTGCGGCTCGGCCTTGGTGGTGATGTCGGCCAGGGAGCTGCCGGCCTGCGGCTCGGACAGGCACATGGTGCCGAAGAATCGGCCCTCGACCATCGGCCGGACCCAGGTGTCGATCTGCTCGGCGCTGCCGTGGGTGAGCAGCAGGTTGGCGTTGCCGAGGGTGAGGAACGGGTACGCGGCGGTGGCCACGTTCGCGGCCTGGAACCAGGCGAAGCAGGCGGCGGCCACGGCGTGTGGCAGCTGCATTCCGCCGACCGACTCGTCCAGGCTGGCGGCCAGCAGCCCGGTCTGGGCGAACACGTCGAGGGCCGCCTTGACCTGCGGGATGGTGTGTACCCGGCGCCCGTCGAAGCTGGGTTCGGCGGCGTCGGCGGCCTTGTTGTGGGTGGCGAAGTGCTCGGCGGCCACCCGGGCGGAGAGGTCGAGCGCGGCGTCGAAGGTCTCCCGCGAGTGCTCGGCGTAGCGGGGCCGCTCGGTCAGCCGGGTCACGTCCAGCCAGTCGTGGAGCAGGAACGCCAGGTCGCGGCGGGACAGCAGGGTGGACGACGACACGATGCTCCTTCCGTCGTGCCGTCAGCCGCGGCTCAGCCCGGCGACGGCGTCTCGAAGGTCATCCTGGCTGATCGGGGCGGCCGGCGCACCCTCCGTGGCCTCCCGCATCGCCTTGGCGAGTTGCACCCGGCGCAGCACCTCACGCAGGTCGGCCCCGGTGAGCCCGGGCGTGGCGGCGGCCAACGCGGCCGGGTCGACGTCGGCGGCGAACATCCGGAACCCGGGCCGCTCGTGCCGGTCGATCAGCTCGCGGATCATCTTGGCGATGATCTCGGCGCGGCCGGTCTCGTCCGGTGCCGGGATGGCGATCTTGAGGTCGAAGCGGCCGGAGCGGATCAGCGAGGCGTCCACCCGCTGCGGGAAGTTGGTGGTGGCCACCACGATGACGTCCGGGTTCTCCTCGAACAGGGTGTTCATCTCCTGCTTGAAGATGCCGGCGACCGCGTTGACCGCCTGGCTGGCGGCGTCCCCGCCGGCCCCGGCGTAGCTGATGATGCTGTCGAACTCGTCGAAGAGCATGACGGTGGGCTGCCGGTAGCGGCGCGCCTCGCGGAAGATCCGCTTGATGTTCCGCTCGGAGCCGCCGAGGTACTTGTCGAGGATCTCCGGGGTGCGGATCTCCACGAAGTCCGCGCCGATCTCGTTGGCGAGGGCCCGGGCCAGCATGGTCTTGCCGGTGCCCGGCGGGCCGTACAGCAGGATGCCCTGCGGTCGGCGCGCCCCCCAGCGGGCCATCACCTGCGGGTGCCGGAACGACACCGCGACCTCGCGGAACCGGGCGACCACGTCGGTCAGGCCGCCGACCTGGTCGAGGGTCACCGCCGCGCTGCGCGGCACGGCCGCGGGCGGGGCCACCCGCCGGCCCACGGTGTACGACCGGCCGCGCAGCACGGTCGGCTCCGGGCTGTCGCCGGCCAGTTCCCGGACGGCCTGGAGCACGACCCCGACCATGGCGTGCAGGTGCGCCGGGGTGACCTCGGC
This sequence is a window from Micromonospora sp. NBRC 110009. Protein-coding genes within it:
- a CDS encoding YcxB family protein → MHIRFDVPADPAYPGRVAAALSSVRLRKYGYVGAVLAAVGAIGFAVSRWFAWGDRISPLCMAMVVGGLLSMLYSPWVRLRARRRSSRYAVEGAYDITDDNIMMRSGSESGGIAWDGVAQVRDTPEFWIVYVGRMPATVIPRRLMSAEDAETLRNYMAKRGLLQLR
- a CDS encoding YciI family protein, encoding MTRYLISFNDGAMDHIPDEEMPDVGKASHAVVQDAVNAGVFVFGAGLERQRASVVATDGMVTDGPCPETKEVIGGFVVVDVASHEEALTWAAKIAGACRCAQEVRQLMPDPETDAMLRQADRRW
- a CDS encoding tyrosine-type recombinase/integrase, with protein sequence MRGKGGKVVLVPLPPAVARAIDRAVDDRTSGPILRNTHGLRMDRHAATRRLKHLAQAARIRMPRMHRHMLHHTFVTTMLDARVSLRDVQIAARHADPRTTMRYDRARKNLDRHPNYILAACMAYGT
- a CDS encoding DinB family protein — protein: MPSYPPTFADQVVAQPARAQFEAFLDEHRGALNGCLDGLTEEQVRRSLVASRTTLLGLVKHATFVEKVWFDEAVTCRSRAEIGIPATPEESFILDDDDTIATVQHAHREACEASRRATSSLGLDDILHGHRRGPLPLRWVYLHVLRELAQHCGHADILREQLINE
- a CDS encoding suppressor of fused domain protein produces the protein MDESRGSGVLRHQALHDGFVPAQGPQQAFADAIDRHIEEHFGPVEFVYHEIASHLVGVHVYVVAPTEERPYRTLITSGMSELPMTVPEGHDISPYAELMLSLPADWPLTEVAGIDDATGWPLRILKQVARLPHEYGTWIGEWHSVPNGDPAQPYAPGTPFAGVVVTPMLRVPPEARTIEVRGGSRIALLALIPLHPDEMAVKVERGSDALIEVLDRGRVTELLDPRRPSYA
- a CDS encoding acyl-CoA dehydrogenase translates to MVSSSTLLSRRDLAFLLHDWLDVTRLTERPRYAEHSRETFDAALDLSARVAAEHFATHNKAADAAEPSFDGRRVHTIPQVKAALDVFAQTGLLAASLDESVGGMQLPHAVAAACFAWFQAANVATAAYPFLTLGNANLLLTHGSAEQIDTWVRPMVEGRFFGTMCLSEPQAGSSLADITTKAEPQDDGTYRLVGTKMWISGGEHELAENIVHLVLARIPGGPPGVKGISLFIVPKVLLDTDAKLGPRNDVVLVGLNHKMGYRGTTNTLLNFGEGVYRPYGRGGAVGYLVGEPHQGLAQMFHMMNEARIGVGAGATALGYTGYLKSVEYARQRPQGRPTADKDPTAPQVPIVAHADVRRMLLAQKSYVEGALALILYCGRLLDEEKTAPAEADRNRAHLLLDLLTPIAKSWPSQWCLAANDLAIQVHGGYGYTRDYDVEQHWRDNRLNPIHEGTHGVQALDLLGRKVTMRGGAGLELLLQTVQATVSRAWKAEGEAAVLAADLGAAVERIARATRRLHGTGDPELALANASLYLEAVGHVVIAWMWLEQLLAVEALGSPDGPDADFLAGKRQAARYFFRYELPRTGPQFDLLESLDRTTLDTRDTWF
- a CDS encoding ATP-binding protein, coding for MTEYEVRPDEETVPLLGARVTVVDAAGLLAAAQAGPVELLAGADFPAPVREVRCTVRAGEGVHRFEAYLRADGPGAAVTLLALGLAGPAGLLLAQRLAARGGDGLAAGVGRVAAEAGRRLGLRPAGAALAEPPRDQAGQDVLRQAAAAGLHPEVSHDDGAVTVRAAVPSAEVTPAHLHAMVGVVLQAVRELAGDSPEPTVLRGRSYTVGRRVAPPAAVPRSAAVTLDQVGGLTDVVARFREVAVSFRHPQVMARWGARRPQGILLYGPPGTGKTMLARALANEIGADFVEIRTPEILDKYLGGSERNIKRIFREARRYRQPTVMLFDEFDSIISYAGAGGDAASQAVNAVAGIFKQEMNTLFEENPDVIVVATTNFPQRVDASLIRSGRFDLKIAIPAPDETGRAEIIAKMIRELIDRHERPGFRMFAADVDPAALAAATPGLTGADLREVLRRVQLAKAMREATEGAPAAPISQDDLRDAVAGLSRG